A region of Terriglobales bacterium DNA encodes the following proteins:
- a CDS encoding PspC domain-containing protein, with product MYCNYCGKVIPDDANVCSYCGKLVAGVVLRRKLMRPRQGRKIAGVCAGLADYFDLDVTLIRLVWLVAGILMLPFWLIGYIVAWIIVPEKPETVTILPAGSSVVQQQG from the coding sequence ATGTACTGCAACTACTGCGGCAAAGTGATCCCCGACGATGCCAATGTCTGCTCGTACTGCGGCAAGCTGGTCGCGGGGGTAGTGCTGCGGCGAAAGCTGATGCGTCCGCGGCAGGGAAGGAAGATTGCCGGAGTGTGCGCCGGCTTGGCAGATTATTTCGATCTCGACGTGACGCTGATCCGCCTGGTGTGGCTGGTGGCCGGCATCCTGATGCTGCCGTTCTGGTTGATCGGATACATTGTGGCGTGGATCATCGTGCCGGAGAAGCCGGAAACAGTTACGATTTTGCCGGCTGGATCGTCGGTCGTGCAGCAACAAGGTTGA